Proteins from one Sphingomonas sp. HF-S4 genomic window:
- the rlmB gene encoding 23S rRNA (guanosine(2251)-2'-O)-methyltransferase RlmB: protein MARKGHRPSKAPASRPRFYGRHAVLAALDNPERTVRKIWGTREALGGLDIPASIPITFADVADLGRLVPGDAPHQGLVVEVDPLEDIWLGDLLAQGEGDQRPLVVLDQVTDPHNVGAVLRSAAAFDALGIITQDRHSPPESGSLARSASGTLETVPWVRVVNLARALEEIAEAQFWRIGLTGHADKTLGEVMGQGRIALVLGAEGEGMRQNTETHCDQLAKLPISDKVESLNVSNAAAVALYAIAARG from the coding sequence ATGGCACGCAAAGGACACCGACCCAGCAAGGCACCCGCATCGCGCCCGCGCTTCTATGGCCGGCATGCGGTGCTGGCGGCGCTCGACAATCCCGAACGCACCGTGCGGAAAATCTGGGGGACGCGCGAGGCGCTGGGCGGGCTCGACATCCCCGCGTCGATCCCGATCACCTTCGCCGACGTCGCCGATCTCGGCCGGCTGGTGCCCGGCGACGCGCCGCACCAGGGGCTTGTCGTCGAAGTCGATCCGCTCGAGGATATCTGGCTCGGCGACCTGCTCGCGCAGGGCGAAGGTGACCAGCGGCCGCTGGTGGTGCTCGATCAGGTGACCGATCCGCACAATGTCGGCGCGGTTCTGCGCTCGGCGGCGGCGTTCGACGCGCTCGGCATCATCACCCAGGACCGCCACTCGCCGCCCGAATCGGGATCGCTGGCGCGCTCGGCCTCGGGCACGCTCGAGACCGTGCCCTGGGTGCGCGTGGTCAACCTGGCCCGCGCGCTCGAGGAGATCGCCGAGGCCCAGTTCTGGAGGATCGGGCTCACCGGGCACGCCGACAAGACGTTGGGCGAAGTGATGGGCCAGGGCCGGATCGCGCTGGTGCTCGGCGCCGAAGGCGAAGGCATGCGCCAGAACACCGAGACGCATTGCGACCAGTTGGCCAAGCTGCCGATCTCGGACAAGGTCGAAAGCCTCAACGTATCCAACGCGGCGGCCGTGGCGCTCTACGCGATCGCCGCGCGCGGCTGA
- a CDS encoding low affinity iron permease family protein — MGAIFERFAQAVAAWAGRPIAFAVAFLIVMGWGVSGPVFGWSDTWQLVINTGTTIVTFLMVFLIQNAQNRDAAAIQAKLDEMIRALGTARNEFIGIEHLSEKELIVIRDRLERECGGKTSERHRGIARLLQRRGSAAP, encoded by the coding sequence ATGGGCGCAATCTTCGAGCGGTTCGCGCAGGCGGTCGCGGCATGGGCGGGACGGCCGATCGCGTTTGCCGTGGCGTTCCTGATCGTCATGGGCTGGGGCGTCAGCGGGCCGGTGTTCGGCTGGTCGGACACTTGGCAGCTCGTCATCAACACCGGCACCACGATCGTCACCTTCCTGATGGTTTTCCTGATCCAGAACGCGCAGAACCGCGACGCTGCGGCTATCCAGGCCAAGCTCGACGAAATGATCCGCGCGCTCGGCACTGCCCGCAACGAATTCATCGGGATCGAGCATCTGAGCGAGAAGGAGCTGATTGTGATCCGCGACAGGCTCGAGCGCGAATGCGGCGGCAAGACCTCCGAGCGGCACCGGGGCATCGCCCGGCTGCTCCAGCGGCGGGGCAGCGCCGCGCCATAG
- a CDS encoding phytanoyl-CoA dioxygenase family protein: protein MVGFERPQPQGDDTVAQFRRDGYAVLRGFFTPDEVSEIGAAIDQVHAEGVAHGRSFRHGNLFYNVAPDDHGAPTVRMVQWPSYHQPVLEAVRRDPRFATMLGPLIGGDVKQIINQLHWKAPGAMGDFAWHQDSRFRKPDDCYRNLGTSYVQTGLAIDPHNPGSGGMRFIPRSHLQGDLDLDIDTEVLGNSMADAVLLAAGLAPEETIDLVLEPGDLALWNPYLVHGSGTNRSDHQRRLYINGYVRAEDCDRGEWAFRGGQPVPLGAEPVLVHYEQLFERGEPHYV from the coding sequence ATGGTGGGTTTCGAACGACCTCAGCCGCAGGGCGACGACACTGTCGCCCAGTTCCGGCGCGACGGCTATGCCGTACTGCGCGGCTTCTTCACACCCGATGAGGTCTCCGAAATCGGCGCCGCGATCGACCAGGTCCATGCCGAAGGCGTCGCGCATGGCCGCAGCTTCCGCCACGGCAACCTGTTCTACAATGTCGCGCCCGACGACCACGGCGCGCCGACGGTGCGAATGGTGCAATGGCCGTCCTATCACCAGCCGGTGCTCGAAGCGGTGCGGCGCGACCCGCGCTTCGCCACGATGCTTGGCCCGCTGATCGGCGGCGACGTCAAGCAGATCATTAACCAGCTCCACTGGAAGGCGCCAGGAGCGATGGGCGACTTCGCCTGGCACCAGGATTCGCGCTTCCGTAAGCCGGACGACTGCTACCGCAATCTCGGCACCTCCTATGTGCAGACCGGGCTGGCGATCGATCCGCACAATCCGGGATCGGGCGGCATGCGCTTCATCCCGCGCAGCCATCTCCAGGGCGATCTCGACCTCGACATTGACACCGAAGTGCTCGGCAATTCGATGGCCGACGCGGTGCTGCTCGCCGCCGGGCTCGCGCCCGAGGAGACGATCGACCTCGTCCTCGAGCCCGGCGATCTCGCCTTGTGGAACCCCTATCTGGTGCACGGTTCGGGGACCAACCGATCGGACCACCAGCGTCGTCTCTACATCAATGGCTATGTCCGCGCCGAGGATTGCGACCGCGGCGAATGGGCATTCCGGGGCGGCCAGCCCGTGCCGCTCGGCGCCGAGCCGGTGCTGGTCCATTACGAGCAGCTCTTCGAACGCGGCGAGCCGCATTACGTCTGA